A genomic segment from Treponema sp. Marseille-Q3903 encodes:
- a CDS encoding transglutaminase domain-containing protein: MRLFIAIFIAVLIVGSIFLVNYKTLLAPEIESIIPPVGSPGDVVLIRGKNFGDIRDMSYVEIAGTKLTSSSYISWSDNTIKIVLPADLHDGLVFVGNRKLRSKPALFANEVDIPVPVPTVQHVTKPVITELSAEKVYVGDILTISGNNFGENRNDSKVLFTIDYNNKIKDADYVNVNMLSENMIAANEDDFDYVSWSNTEIKVYVPDGAKTGVIIVDNGKEKSEPKDITINNDAGEKEYTNKKIYLIQYSADIADVVSDGTATITLRCPIPYKTAAQPDVENTENSPEPVLLNYHNNLIHQISGIKNGSPKSVFTQTFVITVFEIHSQVNHIKIGNYKNVNKSMLSVALRPDSLVHSDNVEIINLAKEIAGKEKNQYKVAREIYNYMCKNFSVVNKNRKNGSDPVELLKLKKGDAYDFAVIYTALLRAVGIPALTDGGILISQDMQTQAHWWCEFYVDKVGWIPVDPALGAGLEYKKWADSGIENDMEFYFGNMDSHHIIFSRGWNQLKPFSADNKIVQQPRSFALQSIWEEANATTKKYSSYWSIPVVKGVY; encoded by the coding sequence TTGCGGCTGTTTATCGCTATATTTATTGCAGTTTTAATTGTCGGTTCCATATTTCTCGTTAATTACAAAACTCTTCTCGCTCCTGAAATCGAATCTATAATTCCGCCTGTAGGTTCGCCCGGAGATGTAGTTTTAATTCGTGGAAAAAACTTTGGCGATATACGTGATATGAGCTACGTTGAAATTGCAGGGACAAAACTCACTTCCAGTTCTTATATCTCGTGGAGCGATAACACAATTAAAATTGTTCTTCCTGCAGATTTGCATGATGGGCTTGTCTTTGTTGGTAATAGAAAACTTCGTTCAAAACCTGCGCTTTTTGCAAATGAAGTCGATATTCCAGTACCAGTTCCGACAGTGCAGCATGTCACAAAGCCTGTCATCACAGAGCTCTCTGCCGAAAAGGTTTATGTTGGAGATATCCTTACGATAAGCGGAAACAATTTCGGCGAAAATAGAAATGATTCTAAAGTTTTGTTCACGATAGATTATAACAACAAAATAAAAGATGCGGATTATGTAAACGTAAATATGCTGTCAGAAAACATGATAGCTGCAAATGAAGATGATTTTGATTATGTTTCGTGGTCGAACACAGAGATTAAAGTGTACGTCCCTGATGGAGCTAAAACCGGAGTCATAATTGTAGATAACGGTAAAGAAAAATCCGAACCGAAAGATATTACAATCAACAATGATGCAGGGGAAAAAGAATACACAAATAAAAAAATCTATCTTATTCAGTATTCGGCAGATATTGCAGATGTCGTTTCTGACGGGACTGCAACAATTACTCTGCGTTGTCCAATTCCATATAAAACAGCAGCTCAGCCGGATGTAGAGAATACAGAAAATTCACCGGAACCTGTTTTGCTTAATTACCACAACAATCTAATTCATCAGATTTCAGGGATTAAGAACGGTTCTCCAAAAAGCGTATTTACACAGACATTCGTCATCACTGTTTTTGAAATTCACTCACAAGTCAATCATATTAAAATCGGCAATTATAAAAACGTAAATAAAAGTATGCTTTCTGTCGCTTTGCGCCCGGATTCTCTTGTCCATTCTGATAATGTTGAAATCATAAACCTTGCAAAGGAAATTGCAGGAAAAGAAAAAAATCAATATAAGGTTGCGCGAGAGATTTACAACTACATGTGTAAGAATTTTTCGGTTGTGAATAAAAATCGCAAAAACGGATCAGATCCTGTTGAGCTTCTTAAACTTAAAAAAGGCGATGCTTACGATTTTGCTGTAATTTATACTGCTCTGCTAAGAGCTGTGGGAATTCCGGCTTTGACAGACGGCGGAATTTTAATTTCACAAGACATGCAGACGCAAGCACACTGGTGGTGTGAATTTTATGTAGACAAAGTCGGCTGGATTCCCGTTGACCCAGCTTTGGGTGCCGGTTTGGAATATAAAAAATGGGCAGACAGCGGAATTGAAAATGACATGGAATTTTATTTTGGGAATATGGATTCTCATCACATTATTTTTTCACGAGGTTGGAACCAGCTCAAACCGTTCAGTGCAGACAACAAAATTGTTCAGCAACCGAGAAGTTTTGCACTGCAATCGATTTGGGAAGAGGCAAATGCAACTACAAAAAAATACAGCAGTT
- a CDS encoding anti-sigma factor — MSFCPSKDIHSLYVDGELPEKFKTEYERHLANCEKCQRELAKVRTIHSALNSDADTIKLDEKFMEDSFQRLKIKMVYSKNTQLLKANPKYKSIGYVAGIAAAAVVALIVPVRTNSAKNSERSIISLPTTNGMTVSTNNINFSSGRSDVVSGNISEASMSPTSRVQTTTFANNVSNVDLLRPDFRDNAISIIITVPEINDIPMTKEIKVPVAVSGRY, encoded by the coding sequence ATGTCTTTTTGCCCGAGTAAAGATATTCATTCGCTTTATGTTGATGGTGAACTGCCTGAAAAATTTAAGACAGAATATGAACGTCATTTAGCTAATTGTGAAAAATGTCAGCGAGAACTTGCAAAGGTTCGCACAATCCATTCGGCATTAAATTCCGACGCAGATACTATTAAGCTCGATGAAAAATTCATGGAAGACAGTTTTCAGCGCCTTAAAATAAAGATGGTTTATAGCAAAAATACACAATTGCTTAAGGCAAATCCTAAATACAAGTCTATCGGATATGTCGCCGGAATCGCTGCCGCTGCTGTTGTTGCCCTTATTGTTCCTGTACGCACCAATTCTGCAAAAAATTCTGAGAGAAGCATAATTTCACTTCCTACTACGAACGGTATGACTGTTTCTACAAATAATATTAACTTTAGCAGTGGAAGAAGTGATGTTGTTTCTGGTAATATAAGTGAAGCATCTATGTCTCCTACAAGCCGAGTTCAGACTACAACTTTTGCAAACAATGTGAGCAACGTTGATCTTCTAAGACCTGACTTTAGAGATAATGCAATTTCTATAATAATTACAGTTCCGGAGATAAACGATATTCCTATGACTAAGGAAATCAAAGTCCCTGTCGCTGTATCAGGTAGATATTAG
- a CDS encoding RNA polymerase sigma factor codes for MFDDIETNQNGDNAPLNAGNPLDFKKIYDASMMMLFKVALRIVNDEEAAEDMAHDSLIKANEKAIVFPSINDAKYWLIRVVKNASINYVKRKERERKAYEKVLYENHRKSESGETDLLKQESIDKAKDALKRLPKKLQDVLLLREYADLNYKEIGKVLGITEGNVKVRIFRAREQLVKIIGEDNVFLPE; via the coding sequence GTGTTTGATGATATAGAGACAAATCAAAATGGAGATAATGCACCGCTCAATGCAGGGAATCCGCTTGACTTTAAGAAAATTTACGACGCATCTATGATGATGCTCTTTAAGGTTGCTCTCAGAATTGTAAACGATGAGGAAGCTGCCGAAGATATGGCACACGATTCATTGATAAAGGCAAATGAAAAAGCGATTGTTTTTCCCTCTATCAATGATGCAAAGTATTGGCTTATCCGTGTTGTAAAAAATGCGTCTATAAATTATGTAAAACGTAAAGAACGCGAGCGTAAAGCGTATGAAAAAGTTCTTTATGAAAATCATAGAAAATCGGAATCTGGGGAAACTGATTTATTAAAACAGGAGTCTATTGACAAAGCAAAAGATGCTTTGAAAAGGCTGCCCAAAAAGTTGCAGGATGTGCTTTTGCTAAGAGAATACGCAGACCTTAACTATAAGGAGATCGGCAAAGTGCTTGGAATTACCGAAGGTAATGTCAAGGTTAGAATTTTTAGAGCTAGAGAACAGCTTGTTAAAATTATAGGAGAAGACAATGTCTTTTTGCCCGAGTAA